Proteins encoded in a region of the Carassius gibelio isolate Cgi1373 ecotype wild population from Czech Republic chromosome B5, carGib1.2-hapl.c, whole genome shotgun sequence genome:
- the ubash3ba gene encoding ubiquitin-associated and SH3 domain-containing protein B has protein sequence MAAKEDLYTKVVPRMQRQNRPGTVKHGNSLDVLLSMGFPKTRALKALVSTGGRNVQAACDWLFSHVDDPFLDDPLPREYVLYLKPSGPLLNQLSNFWQQSRITCGKNKAHNIFPHITLCQFFMCADSKVDALCEALQAVVGQWRGRFPSPLPLEFYSSSNFIGLFVEEKVAEVIKSFAADFATEAASKADVHVEPHKKQLHVTLAYHFQSNHLASLEKLAKGVDITLGCDWQAVLLSRDIRFANHETLRVMYPYLPQNDDELELVPSDFIFMSSIEQATASEGWVYGTSMSTGLSGLLPENYVNRADECDTWVYHGSFSFLNGTPPANVKGAMGGIFLDPHLDGRLLDDPMPVDPPSLSVICQPMQIQRPNQSRLPKRTLFVCRHGERMDVVFGKHWITQCFDAKGRYVRSNLNMPTSVPTRSGGYRDYDKDCPITVFGSTQAHLVGEALLESQTVVDFVYCSPSLRCVQTAHNILKGLQKDGKTKIRVEPGLFEWTKWVSGTSLPAWIPPADLAAANLSVDTTYRPHIPVSKLAVSESYETYISRSFQVTREILSECNNLGNTVLIVAHASSLEACTRQIQGLTPQNAKDFVQVVRKIPYLGFCACEEMGETGVWQLVDPPILPLTHGPNHSFNWKEALLRD, from the exons GCTAAAAGCTCTGGTTTCAACTGGGGGCAGAAATGTACAAGCAGCCTGTGACTG GTTGTTCTCTCATGTGGACGACCCGttcctggatgatcctttacccaGGGAGTATGTCTTGTACCTGAAACCCAGTGGTCCTCTCCTCAACCAGCTGTCCAACTTCTGGCAGCAGAGTCGCATCACATGTGGCAAGAATAAAGCCCACAACATCTTCCCTCACATAACCCTCTGCCAGTTCTTCATG TGTGCAGATAGCAAGGTAGATGCCCTCTGTGAAGCTCTGCAGGCAGTGGTGGGTCAGTGGAGAGGTCGTTTCCCCTCCCCGCTCCCCCTAGAATTTTACTCATCCTCAAACTTCATCGGCCTCTTTGTGGAAGAGAAGGTGGCTGAGGTGATCAAGagctttgcagcagactttgccaCTGAGGCGGCTTCcaaagcag atgtTCATGTGGAGCCCCATAAGAAGCAGCTTCATGTAACTCTGGCTTACCACTTCCAATCCAATCATCTAGCTTCATTAGAAAAACTTGCCAAAGGTGTAGACATAACCCTGGGCTGTGATTGGCAGGCTGTACTCTTGTCACGGGACATCCGATTTGCCAATCACGAG ACCCTGCGGGTGATGTACCCTTATCTGCCTCAGAATGACGATGAACTGGAGCTGGTTCCCAGTGACTTCATCTTCATGTCGTCTATAGAACAGGCCACTGCCAGTGAGGGCTGGGTCTACGGGACCTCGATGAGCACAGGGTTATCTGGGCTACTGCCAGAAAACTATGTCAACAGAGCAGACGAGTGTGACACTTGGGTCTATCATGG GTCTTTTTCTTTCCTTAATGGAACCCCGCCAGCCAATGTCAAGGGTGCAATGGGTGGGATTTTTCTTGACCCACACTTGGATGGTCGTCTCCTTGATGACCCCATGCCAGTGGATCCCCCCAGTCTGAGTGTTATATGTCAACCTATGCAG atccAACGACCCAATCAGTCTCGTTTGCCTAAAAGAACTTTGTTTGTGTGTCGCCATGGTGAGAGAATGGATGTAGTGTTTGGGAAACACTGGATCACTCAGTGCTTTGATGCCAAAG GTCGGTATGTGCGATCAAACCTTAATATGCCAACGAGTGTCCCAACAAGGAGTGGGGGGTACAGGGACTATGATAAGGACTGTCCTATCACTGTGTTTGGATCCACACAGGCTCACCTAGTCG GGGAGGCTCTCCTGGAAAGTCAAACAGTAGTAGACTTTGTATACTGTTCTCCATCTCTGCGCTGCGTGCAAACAGCTCATAATATCCTCAAAG GGCTTCAAAAGGATGGGAAGACTAAAATCAGAGTTGAACCCGGGTTGTTTGAGTGGACTAAATGGGTGTCGGGAACCTCATTACCTGCCTGGATTCCTCCTGCAGATCTAGCGGCAGCAAACCTTAGTGTGGATACAACATACAG ACCTCATATTCCTGTCAGTAAACTGGCCGTGTCTGAGTCCTATGAAACATACATCAGTCGCAGCTTCCAAGTGACGCGTGAAATACTGTCAGAGTGCAATAATCTGG GAAATACAGTGCTGATTGTGGCCCATGCTTCCTCTCTGGAGGCTTGTACGAGGCAGATACAGGGACTGACCCCACAGAACGCTAAAGACTTTGTGCAAGTGGTCAGAAAG ataCCTTACTTAGGCTTTTGTGCTTGTGAGGAGATGGGTGAGACAGGCGTTTGGCAGCTTGTGGATCCACCCATCCTGCCCCTCACCCATGGGCCCAATCACAGCTTTAACTGGAAAGAAGCACTGCTGCGGGACTGA